The Plutella xylostella chromosome 21, ilPluXylo3.1, whole genome shotgun sequence DNA window AGAAGACCAAAGGAGGCCGAGTTTAGAGCGACAGAATACTCTGTACGACGACATGACTTACGGATTCGAAGCCTACACTGCTACAataaggtacttacctaacccATATATGCCCAGAGGGTCGCTAACGACCCAGTTGAGTTTTTTGCATCTTTGAACTCAGAATCTGAATCTTAATCATATCCCAAAGTAAAACAACTtcatataaaaactagttatgGGCATATATGGGCTAAATACTTAGTTAGGATGTTTTAATTGCCTGAGAATTTAATCAGTCTATAATCAAGTAAGCGGGATTACACGTCATTTTCGCGCGTCCCGCCggcatattccacgcgttacaatgaatacttgtatgaaaagAACTCTTGAGCATGTCACACGTGCGGGCAATCCCGCGTGCatgaataattatacttaatgtttacttataataaaatgtacttatattatacctacgcAATAATAGCATTGTTTCAATCACCCCGTTAATAAGACTTTGCGTGAAAGATTCACACACATTCATGTGAAACTGTGGACCAACATTCCAGAAACCCATTTAAACCACAACCCATATTCCTTCCAGGGACCACTCTCAACTCTCACAGCAAGCCAGTTACGAAGAGTACTTCGACTCGACGAGCTACCCGTACCAGACCTCGTACCTAGGGGAGGACTCCCGGCAATGGGACAGCGGGGGACGGTACTTCTTCGACGACGGCTGCGGCCTCACGCCCACGGAGTATGAGAACATTGTGAACAAAAGACGGTCGTCCGTCGTGCAATTGCCTCAGCTGCCGGGTGGGAAACAGGTTAGATTTAATTTGATTGTTTGTCGATAATGATATGGGTCACTTCATTACTGTATCCAGTTACTTCCAATTACCAAAAGTTTCTTCGTAAAGTTTTTTCTACGACCTACGCTACGAAGAAGAGAGATTTCGTAGTGCTATCTCTTACAAAAAGTAAGAGACGCGAGTATATAAACATGGGTATAAGTTGCTATAACTTTTCACTACGAATTTGTGAATAGGCGGTGTGAAttctaaaagataaaaaaccggccaagtgcgagtcgggctcgcgcacaaagggttccgtagcagcaaatataatattacagttaaatcaacctatctcaaaaactataagagatactttgatcaaaccaaaaatcgttgaaagagttaattagcatgcatcacctctattttttttagaattttataccccgtagttataaaaatagagggggggggacatactttttacgactttgagagctgatatctcaaaaaccgtttactttaagaaaaatgttttttagaaaactttatatcattttaaaagacctttccattgatatcccacacgggtatgtacatcgaaaaaaaaaatttcatccctcagttacatgtatggggggccccacccccaattcttttttttactatttagtgtcatatttttgtagcggttcatacaacacatattcccatcaaatttcatcactgtagtacttatagtttccgagtaaatcggctgtgacagacggacagacggacagacggacagacggacatgacgaaactataagggttccgtttttgccattttggctacggaaccctaaaaagctACTTATGAAGCTAACTATTTGAGGTCATAGCTGTCAactattattttcatgattataaCAATGAAAACgtatatatttgtataaattgtTCCAGTTGCCGGCGTCGTCCCGGTACTCCGACTTCAACGGGATGGCGCCGTACCGGCCGCGGCAGCGCCGGACCGCCGCTAGCTTACCTGGTATGTGGGCTTTATTAAATTGAAGAACTAGAACTAGACCCCCCTTATTATGAAACGTAGACTAAAGTTAATATAGTTTGGCCCGCAACTAGCCTACCTGGTGGGTTTTTGTTAAATTGGCAAGTAGCTGAAGAACATAGACCCCCTCGTTATAAAGCTAAGACGatggtggtagagtaatatgactatcgacaaataattgaaaaaaaatgcgtgaaataaaatgttattctATCCTAAAGGTATTTCATacaattcatatttttagtcttcgttttataataagtaggaTATGGTCTAAAAAGGGTATACGTAATAAGTGGTTGACTCTAGGAGTCTTATACTAAAGTCGTATCAAAAAAGTtgtgagtcatcccctttctgCTTACTACtcctaaatacataataaatctAATTATAGCTAGGTATATGTGTCACATGTATTGTACTATGTAGTCACAAATCTCGTTATGTTAtaatgcataatatattatgtataagcaTGACTCATATTACGCAGAACCTGCCTTTTACCCTGTAACCTTCAGTAGTATAACAAGATAGACTTACAAAGTAAATCCTTAGAGTTACGGCTGAAATATACAGACCTTTTTTCTTCTGGGAAAAACTTAGTTTTCTACACAGGAGATTATATGGGTTTTAGTAAATGTAGCCAATATAAATTACCACGTAACATtcataatgtttatgttataattatgtgaacTCTCCGACTTCCGTTTTAActtcattaattattattaataccatattacttgtattaattGTGAAAATTTTCATCGAGCGATTAATTACGTGTTTTTAAGTCGTGcgatttacaaaaaaaataaaacaaacacaacacgatttacaaaaaaaaattgttttgtttttgtcaaaatacctaattattgcAATGTTAAGGTTTAAGATACTGTAAacccaataaaaaataaatcatattatCGGTAGCTGTATTAAAAATCAAGAACCGTTAAACATTTACTGAAATTTAACCGTAATGCGCCCCTATggcttttaaaaaaactttcatcAGACTGAAATGGCTTGACAACATTTTGTTAACCAATCTAACCAAAACCCCCTCACCTTCCAGCGACCCCCTCTTCAACCCCGAAGCGTGGCCGCGCGCTGCCCATGCCGCCCGGCAGCGAGTCGGGGTCGACGCGCAGCGGGCGAGGGCGCCGCCTGccccgcccgccgcccgcaGCCAACCACGTGCCTTTCTTAACTGGTATGGTTATAGGACTGTTTAAATTAGCAGCATAATCTCGTTCTGTATTCATGAGTATTCATAgatgtatctatgtataaaGAGAGAGGGCCTGTTGCCGCTACTCGGATTCATTAtggacgtagataaacgtcactatgtCGCGATTCACCATAAATACTGCTCTGTGATTATAGCAACGGGCATTAAAatagtttatcgacgtcgataacgaacccatgTAGCGGGGACGACATAGAGACATAGTTCCAGCTAGCAGCTCGGTCGTTTAGTAACAACGTGGGTTTCCTAAATGGtaactataatattactaAGTCATCGTCGACTCCTCGAGTGGTCGCGAGCTGCCCATGCCGCCCGGCAGCGAGTCGGGGTCGACGCGCagcgggcgcgggcgccgccTGCCCCGCCCGCCGCCCGTAGCCAACCACGTGCCTTTCTTAACTGGTAGGGTTATACAGCTGTTTAAATTAGCAGCATAATCTCGTTCCGTACGAGTATCATAGACGTCTTAATAACAACAGAAGgctgctgccgctacacgggttcatTATCAACATAGaaaaacgtcactatatcgcgattcgccatgaATACAGCTCTATGTCTATAAATACAAcctaaacgagtttatcgattTCGATAACGAAGCCATGTAGCGGCTGCTGGGTGGTGAAGCTGCATTAGATTATACACGATCAGCATGGTCGCTTATTAGCAACGTGGGTTTCCAATGGTACCACAATACTACGCCATCGTGGACTCCTCGAGTGGCCGCGCGCTGCCCATGCCGCCCGGCAGCGAGTCGGGgtctctctcagcacaagcttgcttgtgttggggtccaccaacccgcacttggccagcgtggtggactaggcctaaacccttccttcattggaaggagacccgtgcccagcagtggggacgtaatgggtcgtgatgatgaaacACTAGCATGAAAGGATCCTCCGACGAACAACATAATCATAGCCACAGTcatctgactggccaatcttCTCACCACGTTGAAAAACTTGTTTGTCACCGAAACGCTTATCGCCGaagatgtaaaaaaaaaatctgccCGTCCATGGGTACACCACTAAAAAGCTAACCGTTATTGTTGTTAAACACACTTTATAAATTTTCAAGCTTGAGCCATTGCCATAACATAGCCACCTGGCAAAGACTCAAGAGTTTCagttgtaaaaatatttttgacctGCCCAATGATTTTCCGATGCTAACATTCTCTCTACTTTTATCCCCTATCATCTAACCTCAAAAGTGACTAATTATGTAACTTTATTCCACAGAGCAAGACAAGTCGATGGCGGATGTGAGCTACGGCTATGACGGCTACGGCCTCCAGTCGGAGCTGGCGGCCACGCCCACCGGGCATTACCAGCCGACGCACTATAGCACCACGTGAGATATTTACACTACAGCAGCTGCCGCTGCACGGgatcgttatcgacgtagatataGTTACGTCACAAATacattggtggaacgcgcgcTAAACGAGtttcgacgtcgataacaaaccCGTGAAGCGGCCGCTTGTTTCACATGGGAACTTTCCTGACAGAATGCCTACTGAGAGCCTATCGGGTATTTTCATAGCGTTCGAGAAGTGGAAAATAAACgcgaaattatattttttgggaGAGCTGCGATTTCAGAGTTACGTCAGAAATCATGGAAAGCGATTCTCGAACACTCAACACCACCAAATTAGCATTTAGGACTAAAATATTAATgtgttatgaaaataaatttgtatttttatttatactttacgtgggtggtctgaaaagtttccgacctaacatagatacaagattttttttcttaaaatttatttttattcttctacaTAGTCTCTCATATAGTAATTAGGCGGCGCCAAAACTCGGATTTATTGCGCCTAAACTGCACCAACAGAGCATTGGAAATGTTCATTCGAACACGTCGTTGGTCTGACGTTAGCAAACGCGGCAGCCAACGCGCGGACAGCCTTCTCATgcctaaatcttgatttaatatgtGACAAACACGTTCTCtggacattttcattgcctctGCTATCTCTCTCACTTTAATTCGGCGGTCGTCTAACACCATTTGGTGAACTTTAGCGATGTTATCGTCAGTAGTTGCAGTTTTTGGACGTCCCGAACGTTCATTATCTCCGAAGGTCTTACGGCCACTTTTAAATTCGGCTGCCCAAAATTTTACTGTGGTAAATGATGGTGAAGAGTCCCCGTACACAGAATCTAACTCATCTTTGATTTGCGTAGGGGCATTccctttcaaaaacaaatattttaagacagctcgatactcgattttttccattttcacagaaatgctcacatcgactcactcaaacgactgtaaaataaaaaccgcgcgtcaaaaatggctgaaactttgaagtgttgctgtcaaaagatgcacaatggacaacatttcattttctttaccctatatttttattagctattcggaaagattatagaaaattagtggacccgtatttttttattttgtatatacattaatttagcatgttatttttaactttaaagtttattattttaaaaccgcaAGTGAAGTCACAtgttaggctcaatttttatttttgtctattgcctgagtctcgaaaaaaaacataaatgacactgacaagtgacatttaaactttgtttacatgccaaccaacaaatgggtcattttcaaatgacattgatatttctgatgatggaaagtaggtacttatcatgtaaaaaaataagcagaagcattgtttcagctgtgtaggcggtggcatgctctgggacatattaggatatagaggtcatctgttaataataaataaaaaaataatcagaaagtgtcagaacagaattaatgaaaatgacccaaataaacaacaacgtcacgataaaacgtcaaattcaatcaaaaatgaaagtgacagttactttgtttttgaaTCAGCTTTGATCaacaaaatgcatcgcacctgatgcatgacgtcatcagcacttttttactattttatgattttctcgaaaatgatacatccaaaaaatacaaaaacattttttttgtgtcctttagagctaaatctcgaaatggttttcgatttatagcagctttagttttttgaaatattgtccattacattccctgactttaattgatgtgtgctaccatcttcacgttgaggtcggaaacttttcagaccacctacgtattacaaattttaaaatagttataatgtataatcaggtggacttaatgctaaactattttctgccagtcatcATCACAAATTTGCGGATATACCGTGACATTATGCTTGTCTCCattcatattttcattttcagatACGACGAAGATGGTATGCAACCGTTTTTCGACGAAACCCCTCACGCGACGCCGCCTGCAGCTGgtaattattactttatttatcattatcacataCTGTTCCTATTTATTACTaatctaaatctaaatataaaCTTGACCATTGAAATAGTGACCATGACACAATTAAATCATGACTACACTTTGATAAGGACTTCCTCATTATTATTGTCATTTCATTACCAACTATCTTTTCGATGTCAGTCTCACATCAGTAGCAATGTTTGCGTGGTGTAAATCAGTGGTGGTTAAgcgtaaaaatattgtttcagTTCAAAAAACCCCGTGGAGTGAACCTGAAACTACATCACACTTCACGTATCCAGTAACGAGTGAAGATGACAGATATATATCAAAATCAGTGCCATCCACCATTGCTTCTTATCTACCTCAACCCCCCGTCACCAGCCATCAAGACCAGTACCAAGATCATAGCTACGATTACGATCAACAGTATCAGTTCGATCAACAAAACCAAATATACAATCAGCACGAACAATATAAGGATCAGTATATTGAACAAAGTGTTCCGTTTACACAGCAGAATGACCCTTACAGTCAATTGAATCAATATACTGATCAGAAACCTTATACGGAACAAGCGCCTTATATTGAGCCGAAGCCGTATCAGGATGAAATATATAAGGAGCCAGTACAGGAGATGTCGTTGCAGCAACAGTTCGAAGAGCACAAGAAGCAGCAGTTGTTGCTGCAGCAGCAGAAGttgcagcagcagcagcagcagccgGCGCAGCAGCTGCAGACCACCATGATGACCGGCGCCGCCACGCTCGGCTCACTGATGGCTGGAGGCGCTAAGAAACTTGGAAGTTTCTTCGGCGCTGCAGCGGCCGCGGTCTCTGTCCCTCCTGTACATCCTCCTGTCACAACCATATCTTCAGCTACGCCTTATTCTTCAGCCGTCGCCCCGGTTACCCCGTTTACTAGTTCCGCGACTGCCACTATCGCTTCCGTCCCTGATGTCTCACCGTCAGTCCCCATTTCTACTGTTACAACGTCAGCTTCTGCGGCGTTACCACGGGCTCCTAGTTTGCGAAGACAAGAGTCAATACAGAGGCCTTCTGTGCGCAGGATTCGGACTTTACCGGACGCGCCCGAAGACCTTCCCCCGTCGGCGTACGACGAAAGTGCCTACGAGGACGAGTACAATAAGACTGAATACGATACTACTGATAGAGTGTCCTTAGAGCGAGAAAGGACGTCTATTGATAGGACGTCTTTGGACCGAGCGTCTTTAGACAGATATCGCGATGATTACACGATACACGAAGAGGCGGAAGATGCGTTGTCATCGCAAGTGACGAGCCCCGCGATACAGAAGCAGGCTTCTCCGACGAGGAATGGTTCCATGAGGAAACCGTCGGTGGACAGCTACCACAGTCAGGCGCCGGCTGTGCTGGATCGGAGGACGTCGCAGAGCTCCTTCCATGAAAGCAAGCTCACTGTGCCAACAACACAAGAAGGTAGGTCCTCCTGTTgactttttatctttattagttttctttttatttgttttcattttgGTGAACTATAAGatcatacataggtactttaaagataacattttgtaaaaaaacataataagttaTGTAAAATCTGCtacaaataggtaagtataaccTATCTTTGGCCTCCCTACTTCACCCTGTAGGGACGACATTACAATTTCAGCTTACTTTGCACCTTAGTAATCTAAGTCAGTCTCGGGTTGGCCGGGTTGTGAGTGGTCGCATACCAATTAACTTTTAACCATATTTCAAgtgctaaataaatatatatttacgtggacttataatctattattcgCAACCCAATCCCCGAGTCTCAACATTGGTGACCCGACGATTGAAGTGAACCGCGATCGATAAAGTGCAATCATGAACCCTTCTCCGTCACTTCCGGCCGGTGAAAACGCTTTGGCGCAGATCACGGTGTCCAGCAGGATACCGGACTTCTGGAAGGAGTCCCCACGCCTGTGGTTTGCCCAATTCGAGGCGGTGGTGGCCAATCAGAAGCTGGCCGACGAATCACGCTATAACTTAGTGATAGCAAAGCTAAGCCGCGAGCACGTCGAGCAGGTCAGTGATATTGTATTAACGCCTCCTGACACAAAGAAATACGAAGCGCTTAAAACTCGACTTCTCGTTGTTTATGAGGAGTCTGAAGTTCGACAGGTCCAGAAGCTGCTGAAGGAACTGGAGCTAGGCGACCAGAAACCCTCCCAACTACTCAGGAGGATGCGAGACCTGGCAAAGAAAAAATTCAATGATGAAACATTAAATATGCTGTGGATGGGGCATCTACCATCAGCAGTACAGGCAATTCTGACGGTGAGTGAAGTGAAAGATCTAGAGAAACTGGCTGGCATGGCAGATAAGGTAGTCGAAACGACCCGATTTGCTGAGATCCAGGAGCTGTCATGTATGCGGAGCAGTGCCGTACCCAGTTCATCAGCCACGCAGGCTACCCTCGTTGAGCAGATAGCTCAGCTCACGCGGCGCTTGGACAACATGGAGACGTCGAGGTCAAGAGGCAGGTCAGTTGGTCGTAACGGATGGAAGAGTCATCGCTCTGCGTCACGAAGTCGCGACCGGTCTGAACGCGTAAGGAGAGGAGACCCTAACTGGATGTGCTTCTACCACTTCCGGTACAAAGGAAAGGCCAACAAGTGCATTCAGCCTTGCGCATGGCAGAAGCAGCAGGAGTCAGAAGCAGGAAAAAACTAGATTCGGTGCAGCCAGAGGCGAGCAGCTGTACCGGTATAATCAGCAAACGCCTGTGTATTAGAGATAAAAAAAGTGGACTAAAATTTTTGGTGGATACCGGTGCTAACGTATCTGTGTTACCTGTGTCGAAGTATAACCATTTCGCGAGTGATTGTAGTGAATATAAGCTATATGCAGCAAATGGTAGTGTGATAAAGACATTCGGTACAAAAACAATGATATTGGACTTTTGTTTACGTCGACCGTATAAATGGACATTTATTATAGCGGAGGTAACGCAACCAATATTAGGAGCAGATTTCTTGGCTCACCACGGTTTGATTGTGGATTTATCTTCCTCTAGGTTAATTGATGATTTGACAAAATTGAAATCTATTGCCAGTATAGTGGAGGTGGATCAACCCACCGTGACAACAGTGGAGGATACGCACCCATTTCATGATTTGTTATGTAAGTACGTAAATATTACTAAACCTGCATCGTATAAGGAAGTACCTACACACGGTGTTTTTCACCACATCGAAACAACTGGACCTCCAGTATACGCTCGAGCTAGACCGTTACCACCATCTAGATATAAGAAAGTACAAGAGGAGTTTCGTTTTATGCAGGAAACAGGTATATGTAGGCCTTCAAAGAGCCCTTGGGCCAGTCCACTTCATGTGGTACCCAAGAAAAATGGGGAGTTACGTCCATGTGGGGATTATAGGAAACTAAACTCTATTACCAAGCCGGACAGATACCCGATACCTCGTTTATCTGACTTTACGTACATACTAACGGGTAAGAAAGTATTTTCTAAGATTGATATAAATAGGGCTTATCACTGTATTAGCACTGCACCAGAAGATATAGAGAAAACTGCAATAATCACGCCGTTTGGTTTGTTTGAATTCCCGCGCATGACGTTTGGGTTGCGTAACGCCGCGCAAACGTTCCAGCGATTCATGCACCATACTGTTTTTCAGGATCTGGACGTTGATTGTAAAAATAGTATATTTTCCTATATCGATGACGTCATTTTAGCATCGCCTGACGAAGCTACACATCGTAAGCATCTAGAGTCATTATTTAAGCAGTTCGAAAGGTATAATCTTACTATAAATATGACAAAATGTGTGTTTGGAAAGGCAGAGATAGATTTTTTAGGCTATCATGTCACATCAGATGGGATTCGTCCACTGGATGATAAAGTTAAAGCCGTTAACGAATTTCCGCGGCCCAACAACATCGATGAATTGCGACGATTTTTGGGCATGGTTAATTTTTATAGGTCTCATATACCAAATGCAGTTTCATCTCAATCGATACTTACTAGTTTCATTCATGGCTCTAAAAAGAAGGACAAAACACCTATTGCTTGGACGCCAGACGCTGAGCTAGCATTTGAGGAATGTAAGGCGAGCTTGTGCGATGCGGTCATGCTGTCTCACCCGGTAGCGGATGCACCGCTCGCACTTATGACCGACTCTTCGGACACCTGCGTGGGTGCAGTGTTGCAACAACGTGTTGATAACGCTTGGTTACCTTTAGGTTACTTCTCAAAAAGTTTGTCTAAGACGGAACGGAAGTATAGCACGTATGATAGAGAGTTGTTAGGTATCTACTTAGCCATTCGTCATTTTCGGAATATGGTCGAGGGACGAATGCTGACAGTTTATACAGATCATAAACCTATTACGTTCGcgtttagtaaaataaatagcgAGAAAGAGTTACCTAGACGTACACGTCACCTAATGTTTATCAGTGAGTTCACCACAGATATCAGACATGTGAGTGGGCAAGACAATGTTGTTGCGGACACGTTATCACGCGTCGCAACTATTAGCTGTCCCACGGTTATAGACTACGAGGAACTCGCTAGGGAACAACAACAAGATACCTATATCTTACAAGTGTTGAATTCTGATGACACTGACGTtgcagttaaaaaaataatactacctGGTAGtagttcatttattttttgcaatattaGTAATGACAGAATTAGACCGTACTTACCTGAGAAGTTTCGACGTATAGCTTTTGATACAGTACATAATTTAAGTCACCCTGGAACCAGGACTACACGAAAATTGGTACAAGATCGTTTTTATTGGCCAAGTATGAATCGCGATGTTAGTCAATGGACTAAGACATGTATTCAATGTCAGCGATCAAAGGTCAACCGACATACGATGTCAGCTTTGGGATCGTTTCCCCAGTGTGACAGATTCGAACACATTCACGTAGATTTAGTAGGACCTCTACCGATTTCACAAGATGGGTTCAGATATTGTCTTACTATAATAGATAGAGGAACGCGGTGGCCAGAATGTTTTCCTACAAAAGATATAACTGCTGAAACTGTTGCACGAGTTATTCATGATAACTGGGTATGTAGATTTGGCAGCCCTAGGTTCCTGACTTCCGACCAGGGCCGGCAGTTTGAAAGCAATTTATTCAGTGaacttatgaaattattaggCATAAAAAAACTACGTACAACACCCTACCACCCACAGAGCAACGGGGCGGTAGAGCGCTGGCACAGATCGCTTAAAGCTGCGTTGACTGCTCGCTTATGTAATGCACCATCATCATGGGTGTCGGAATTACCTACGGTGTTACTAGGGCTTAGGACAGCGGTGAGGAGCGATAACGGGATAAGCGCAGCGGAATTGACTTACGGAACTACTTTGCGTTTACCTGCAGATTATTATGATACTAAGTCGAACTTAAATATTGATAGCAGTAATGAGTACGTATGGAAATTAAGAGATAATATAAGGAAATTTCGTTCTATGGCAATtagggaaaataaaaatggtaatatatttatacatcCTGATTTAGAGACTTGCAGTCACGTTTTTATACGAAACGACGCTGTTCGTAGGCCTTTACAGCCTACGTACGATGGTCCTTTTCGTGTGTTGGATAGAAATAGGAAGGTATATTACATTCAAATGTCAAATAGAAAAGTTCATATTTCTATAGACCGTTTAAAACCAGCATATTGCTTGAGTGAACGTAACGACGAATCTTCAACGACGGACACTGAGGTTCCTAATCACGATTCTCCTGTCACTTGTACCACGCGCAGTGGAAGAGTAACAAGAGTACCTATACGATTCAGGTgaagttatttaggtacttattgtaggtatttttttaggtatttttttttgtagatgATAAGTATGTCaactaaatttaattaatataagtaataagaataccttgtatttgtatttcatatttgtatttttgatGATATTCGATTATATTGTTATAACATGCACTATCTTACTAagaattttagttttattatttcgtCCAGTGAAAGCTACGATAATATTAAGCGACGCGATATACCTTTAATTTAGTTAACAATCAATGTAACAGCTAGCATAGCTACGTATCGCTTAGTAGTATGATAGCACCTTTACAGTTAGAATAAGTAGGTTGCGTATAAGCATTAATACACTTTATATA harbors:
- the LOC125490193 gene encoding uncharacterized protein LOC125490193, producing MNPSPSLPAGENALAQITVSSRIPDFWKESPRLWFAQFEAVVANQKLADESRYNLVIAKLSREHVEQVSDIVLTPPDTKKYEALKTRLLVVYEESEVRQVQKLLKELELGDQKPSQLLRRMRDLAKKKFNDETLNMLWMGHLPSAVQAILTVSEVKDLEKLAGMADKVVETTRFAEIQELSCMRSSAVPSSSATQATLVEQIAQLTRRLDNMETSRSRGRSVGRNGWKSHRSASRSRDRSERVRRGDPNWMCFYHFRYKGKANKCIQPCAWQKQQESEAGKN